In Haliotis asinina isolate JCU_RB_2024 chromosome 15, JCU_Hal_asi_v2, whole genome shotgun sequence, one DNA window encodes the following:
- the LOC137265060 gene encoding methyltransferase-like protein 27, with protein sequence MSQRHKEARFNFKLRTNMTPQQIMEMFDDYADDYEEEALTKGSRAHEIVGDFLANTYPESDRSSVKVLDVGAGTGFVGMKLKALGFTYVDALDPAQKMLDVAKTKNVYRHLICAFMDKNRVEEIETDFYDCVTATAAFNEGLIPCNAFPQLIRILKPGGRIVFTVPQMHVDNAVEYRGRLIPLIDKMAAGGVWEVTAIPLADGQLSNCLGPGFLYSLKVNVSEKYFEI encoded by the exons ATGTCACAGCGTCACAAAGAGGCCAGGTTCAACTTTAAGCTGCGGACAAACATGACACCGCAGCAAATAATGGAGATGTTTGACGACTACGCCGACGACTATGAAGAG GAAGCGCTGACTAAGGGGTCACGTGCTCATGAAATTGTTGGCGACTTCTTGGCCAACACTTACCCGGAGAGTGACCGATCCAGTGTGAAAGTTCTGGACGTTGGAGCGGGGACAGGATTCGTCGGCATGAAG CTGAAGGCGCTAGGATTCACCTACGTCGATGCCCTGGATCCAGCTCAGAAAATGTTGGATGTGGCAAAAACCAAAAACGTCTACCGTCACCTGATCTGCGCATTCATGGACAAAAACAGGGTGGAGGAAATCGAAACAG ATTTCTACGACTGCGTAACGGCTACAGCGGCTTTCAACGAGGGTTTAATACCGTGTAACGCCTTCCCCCAGTTGATCAGAATCCTGAAGCCCG gTGGACGGATAGTGTTCACAGTTCCACAAATGCATGTCGATAATGCTGTCGAGTACCGTGGCCGGTTAATTCCCTTGATAGACAAGATGGCGGCGGGAGGAGTTTGGGAGGTGACCGCAATACCCCTCGCTGACGGCCAATTGTCCAATTGCCTAGGTCCTGGGTTTCTTTACAGTTTGAAAGTAAACGTGTCGGAGAAATATTTTGAGATTTAA